A genome region from Trichoderma asperellum chromosome 7, complete sequence includes the following:
- a CDS encoding uncharacterized protein (EggNog:ENOG41), translating to MAVSENVVRLCQAPDTVSSLLAKSPAEAPGKFVEQLYGHLEKDLRRNPDDNRPLPDPATLSSALQCGQWGPTTPSPLFLQAFADSLRCLDADPLSSVVSPPLMGSHGTVPLTVIAPLVDVIRHVSNVIVRAETEVIFITCNWSPSVAQRLIRNSLIELSRRAGERKQRVVVKLMYDKATAGSAIDPHQRVSPSTYSSKKVQLPAPEEVPNLDMEVVSLHKMVLGTLHAKFCVVDRKIAVVMSNNMEDNANMEMMTHLEGPIVDSIYDSALITWKHQLDPPLPSHNSPAAEGGLPTSSQEPLYLDRGSGIDQQHIAAAGQSLSALPEHTPEDPHYDADLAGEIARMQSCYSTKSGETRLQATNRQLNLAIKSPIPPTGPEIPDGHEMTPYIATSTDYPVPIAMVSRPPYGNVDSKNVFVPQNEAWLSLIRNAKESIFIQTPDLNAAPLIPALAAALKRGVEVTYYVCFGYNDAGEIIPSQGGTNEQAAGSLLSLLPKDGPERKLLHIYDYVGKDQDHPIHQSFRTRTCHVKLLIADDSVGVQGSGNQDTQSWFHSQEINVMVDSPEICLKWRDGIERNQNTRLFGRVSEDGVWRDQDGNPGEGYMGDPNAVEGLIKGVWGMYQKMRRGG from the coding sequence ATGGCGGTATCTGAAAACGTGGTGAGGCTGTGCCAAGCTCCCGACACAGTCAGTTCGCTTCTAGCAAAAAGTCCGGCTGAAGCGCCCGGAAAGTTCGTGGAGCAATTATACGGGCATCTTGAGAAAGATCTCCGCCGCAACCCAGACGATAATCGACCGCTGCCAGATCCCGCGACGCTGTCCTCGGCCCTGCAATGCGGCCAGTGGGGCCCTACAACACCAAGCCCTTTGTTCCTCCAGGCATTTGCAGACTCTCTGCGATGTCTGGACGCGGATCCTCTGTCCAGCGTGGTGTCTCCCCCATTGATGGGCTCGCATGGAACAGTGCCGTTGACTGTTATTGCACCTCTGGTGGATGTCATTCGCCATGTTTCTAATGTCATCGTGCGGGCCGAGACAGAGGTCATTTTCATAACTTGCAACTGGTCGCCTTCAGTTGCTCAGAGACTAATCAGAAACTCGCTCATTGAGCTATCCAGGCGAGCCGGTGAAAGGAAACAAAGGGTTGTTGTGAAATTAATGTACGACAAAGCAACCGCGGGGAGTGCGATTGATCCGCATCAGCGCGTGAGCCCGTCAACATACTCTTCTAAGAAAGTTCAACTGCCTGCTCCTGAAGAGGTGCCCAATCTGGATATGGAGGTGGTTAGTCTGCATAAGATGGTGCTGGGCACCCTGCACGCTAAATTTTGCGTCGTCGATCGCAAGATAGCGGTAGTAATGAGCAACAATATGGAGGACAACGCCaacatggagatgatgacgcATTTAGAGGGTCCAATTGTCGACAGCATATACGACTCGGCATTAATCACATGGAAGCATCAATTGGaccctcctctcccttcaCATaattctccagcagccgaAGGTGGACTACCAACGTCGAGCCAAGAGCCTCTTTACCTGGATCGGGGATCTGGCATAGATCAACAGCACATCGCGGCAGCTGGCCAATCGCTATCAGCTCTTCCGGAACATACGCCGGAAGATCCTCACTACGACGCTGATCTTGCCGGGGAAATCGCAAGAATGCAATCATGCTATTCCACCAAGTCAGGTGAAACTCGCCTTCAAGCTACAAATCGCCAGCTGAACCTTGCCATCAAGAGCCCAATTCCACCCACAGGCCCTGAAATTCCTGACGGGCACGAAATGACGCCATATATAGCAACTTCCACGGATTACCCAGTCCCTATAGCCATGGTATCACGCCCCCCCTATGGAAATGTCGACTCAAAAAATGTCTTTGTGCCGCAAAATGAAGCATGGCTCTCTCTCATACGCAATGCTAAAGAGAGCATCTTTATCCAAACACCGGATTTAAATGCTGCTCCACTTATCCCAGCATTGGCTGCGGCGTTAAAACGCGGCGTTGAAGTCACGTATTATGTCTGCTTCGGATACAACGACGCCGGGGAGATTATACCAAGCCAAGGAGGAACAAATGAACAAGCTGCGGGAAGCCTGCTTTCTCTCCTGCCAAAGGATGGGCCGGAGCGCAAGTTGCTGCATATATACGACTATGTTGGCAAAGATCAAGATCATCCAATTCATCAAAGCTTCCGAACTAGAACTTGTCACGTAAAGCTTCTTATTGCAGATGACAGTGTTGGAGTACAAGGAAGCGGCAACCAGGATACCCAATCTTGGTTTCATAGCCAGGAAATTAATGTCATGGTCGACAGTCCTGAAATATGTCTCAAGTGGAGAGATGGCATCGAGAGAAACCAGAACACAAGGCTCTTTGGGCGAGTGTCCGAGGATGGAGTTTGGAGAGATCAAGATGGAAATCCAGGAGAGGGGTACATGGGAGATCCCAATGCGGTAGAGGGATTGATCAAAGGCGTATGGGGGATGTATCAGAAGATGCGGCGTGGTGGTTAA